One Pueribacillus theae genomic window, ACCTAAAATCGTCTGAAAAGCTTTTTTAGCTTCTTTATCAGAAACCTTTACCCATTCATCTTTTTCAAAGTAAAAAGACGGTAGCCAATTCTCGCCTTGAAAAGAGTCAATAACATGGATATTCTTTAATGTTCCTGTCCATAACAGCCGATATTTGCTTAGCATAAACAACAGGGCAACAACTACAAAAGCATATCTTCTCACCCACATTGAACTCTTTACTCTTGGAATGCTCGCCTTTGTATGTTTTTCTGTCGTGCGGAGTGCTTCGGCATAATTAGATGCGAGAAAAATAGCATTGTCTTTTTCTTTGACAATCCGGTATTGCTTTAACTCTTTCCACTGTTCTTTTGTCAGTTTATGCACCTGAAACTGCCTCTTTGTCTTTAAACAAGCAGCGTCCTCTTCCGTAAGGGACACAAAATGGCGTGCCAAACATCGGATCGGTTGAGATGTGACACTCCATATTAAACACATGACGTACGGTCTCGCAGGTAACCACTTGCTCTGGTTTGCCTTGTACATAGACGGTTCCATCTTTTATTGCCACTAAATTGTGGGCATATCGGCAAGCTAAATTTAAATCATGCAACACCATAATAATCGTCCGTTTTTCTTTTTCATTTAACTCAAACAATAAATCCAATATTTCAATTTGATGCGCCATATCCAAATATGTTGTCGGCTCATCAAGTAAAATTGTATCAGTGTCTTGCGCCAATGTCATTGCGATCCACGCCCGTTGGCGCTGGCCGCCAGACAGTTCATCAACAGGCTGATCACTCAGCTCTTCCAATTTCGTTGCTTTAATGGCGCCTTGAACCTTTAATTCATCTGTTTTTGACCATTTTTTCAACCAGGAATGATGCGGATATCTCCCCTGTTTAACGAGCTGATAGACCGTTAACCCTTCCGGAGCAATTGGGGATTGCGGCAAAATTGCCATTTTTTTAGCGACTTCTTTCGTAGACATTTTTGCAATATCATTTCCTTCAAGCATGACAGCTCCGGCTTTTGCTTTAAGCAGGCGGGCTGCTGAACGAAGCAATGTTGATTTTCCACAACCATTCGCTCCGATAAACACCGTAATTTCTCCTTTTGATATTTCAAGATCCAGTTCTTTAATAATTAGCTTATCTCCGTAACCAAGAGATAATGAGTGTGCAGAAAGCATAGTTTTCATTAAGATGCTCTCCTCTCATTTCAAATGATTTTCATTCTCAATTAAGTATATTGAAAATGATTCTCACTGTCAATTTTCCTTTTTTCTGAAAAATAATGCTTGTTATTTTTCAAATGAATGAATACAATAAATGAGAATGATTATCATAATCAATAAAATTCTGGAGGTAATAACAAGTGAAAAAATTTTCCCTTTTATTCCCTGTACTTATCATATTCTTACTCATAGCAGCTTGCTCTCAAAATGACAAGCAAAGTAAGAACAGTAACGAAAACGACGATAAAACGTCAGAGGCAGCCCAAGGAAACCCTGTGACCATTTCAGGCGTACTTGGGGATGTACAGCTTGATGAACCTGCCAAAAAAGTCGTTGTACTCGAATGGACATATGCTGAAAATTTGCTGGCAGTTGGCATTCAGCCGACAGGTGTTGCAGATATTCAAGGATATAAAGATTGGGTCAAGATCGATAAGGAGCTTGATGGAAATACAGTTGATGTTGGGACAAGGCAAGAACCAAGCCTTGAAAAAATTGCTTCACTTGAACCAGATTTAATTATTGCAATTAAATTCCGGCATGAAG contains:
- a CDS encoding IucA/IucC family C-terminal-domain containing protein — translated: MHKLTKEQWKELKQYRIVKEKDNAIFLASNYAEALRTTEKHTKASIPRVKSSMWVRRYAFVVVALLFMLSKYRLLWTGTLKNIHVIDSFQGENWLPSFYFEKDEWVKVSDKEAKKAFQTILGTFAGDTIQHLAKKTKISRLILWENVWGYVIWMYSMLIPEKDKALADLDFLIQNGVWEGIERRSPFGRFLNRRTLEEAMNDYKRVTCCFFFEIPGCSMCSYCPRMKKNML
- a CDS encoding ABC transporter ATP-binding protein is translated as MKTMLSAHSLSLGYGDKLIIKELDLEISKGEITVFIGANGCGKSTLLRSAARLLKAKAGAVMLEGNDIAKMSTKEVAKKMAILPQSPIAPEGLTVYQLVKQGRYPHHSWLKKWSKTDELKVQGAIKATKLEELSDQPVDELSGGQRQRAWIAMTLAQDTDTILLDEPTTYLDMAHQIEILDLLFELNEKEKRTIIMVLHDLNLACRYAHNLVAIKDGTVYVQGKPEQVVTCETVRHVFNMECHISTDPMFGTPFCVPYGRGRCLFKDKEAVSGA